The following are encoded together in the Pectobacterium wasabiae CFBP 3304 genome:
- a CDS encoding DUF2138 domain-containing protein translates to MTAENKNVAPVAKKSFIKYGLWAATAILAVSAVAWGIQRVWFADHHNVQPPNELVWKNNLQVDLHHPDVLIESASLSKLPNDLLSIPFLRDTLTEDFVFYYENNADRLGLIGSLRRITFEHDLTLRDNLLETLLDQPVNIALWHDDLGKLNHFMAVIKRGGLARLLEPLAKAAAEDTQLGITDFSQLKVGSDAIPVYQWRYGANKQLFFASHGDNLLLFSDLAMLYDQQAPSQDSTQITSTLLSGANPWPESFGLKPRDGGGDKGTDNDKNTPPLAHRISVSANYLGFGYQRFVPAFAGVRVEMGQQGWQSYLALNDQQQGENARFDLNPVWKSMPIGASFCVALPVSQSVPEYLFQRIDAIDAIDGNKAAAFPLALNGVSGLCWYPDSHLYSPLFVSQLAQTADAQTDETLTGMFTKVIGAREKQPIPVESTSKGQGHLWQREASSRYGQYPQSEAKDPESLLGNQFFRVSLARHGQMLMFSLDDKLVNKALQTLDKNFPPLADVLPQQAVVPVYMAPEALSGLFKQEVFASLPKSVEPVFYNAAQTLLLPKLSALAGQQRYALTLPADTKIHEHWQWLPLKWQEL, encoded by the coding sequence ATGACCGCTGAAAATAAAAACGTTGCGCCTGTCGCAAAGAAGAGTTTTATCAAATATGGACTTTGGGCGGCGACGGCTATTTTGGCTGTTTCTGCGGTGGCATGGGGCATTCAACGTGTTTGGTTTGCCGATCATCATAATGTTCAGCCACCCAATGAATTGGTTTGGAAAAATAACCTTCAAGTTGATTTGCACCATCCTGACGTGCTCATCGAAAGCGCATCGCTGAGTAAACTGCCAAACGATCTGCTGTCTATTCCCTTCTTGCGTGACACGCTGACGGAAGATTTTGTTTTTTACTATGAAAATAACGCCGATCGATTGGGTTTAATCGGTAGCCTGCGCAGAATTACCTTTGAACACGATCTGACCCTGCGCGATAACTTACTGGAAACGCTTCTCGACCAACCGGTCAATATCGCACTTTGGCATGATGACCTCGGTAAACTGAATCACTTTATGGCGGTGATCAAACGAGGCGGATTGGCGCGCCTGCTGGAGCCATTAGCCAAGGCCGCAGCGGAAGATACCCAACTTGGCATCACCGATTTCTCGCAGCTTAAGGTCGGCAGCGACGCTATCCCGGTTTATCAATGGCGTTACGGGGCTAATAAGCAGCTGTTTTTTGCCAGCCACGGCGATAATCTGTTGCTGTTTTCCGATCTCGCTATGCTGTATGACCAGCAGGCACCCTCACAAGACTCCACCCAAATCACCAGCACATTACTGAGCGGCGCTAACCCTTGGCCGGAAAGTTTTGGTTTGAAGCCCCGTGATGGTGGGGGTGATAAAGGGACGGACAACGATAAAAATACGCCGCCTTTAGCCCACCGGATTTCAGTGAGCGCTAACTATCTTGGTTTTGGTTATCAGCGTTTTGTCCCAGCATTTGCCGGTGTCCGTGTCGAAATGGGCCAGCAAGGCTGGCAAAGCTATCTGGCGCTTAACGATCAGCAGCAGGGCGAGAACGCACGTTTTGATCTCAACCCGGTCTGGAAATCGATGCCAATCGGGGCCAGCTTCTGTGTGGCGCTGCCGGTGTCACAAAGCGTGCCGGAGTATTTGTTCCAGCGTATCGACGCCATCGACGCCATTGACGGCAACAAAGCCGCAGCCTTCCCATTGGCATTAAACGGGGTCAGTGGGCTGTGCTGGTATCCTGATTCTCATCTGTATTCGCCACTATTTGTCAGCCAGTTAGCACAAACTGCGGATGCACAAACTGATGAGACCCTGACAGGCATGTTTACCAAAGTGATCGGCGCCAGAGAGAAACAACCGATTCCGGTTGAATCTACTAGTAAGGGGCAGGGCCACCTGTGGCAGCGAGAAGCCAGCTCGCGTTATGGCCAATATCCGCAAAGTGAAGCCAAGGATCCTGAGAGCCTGCTGGGGAACCAGTTCTTCCGCGTCAGCCTGGCGCGACATGGTCAGATGCTGATGTTTTCTCTGGATGACAAACTGGTGAATAAAGCGCTGCAAACGCTGGATAAAAATTTCCCACCGCTGGCGGACGTATTACCACAACAGGCCGTGGTGCCGGTTTACATGGCTCCTGAAGCCCTGTCTGGGTTATTTAAGCAGGAAGTGTTTGCCAGCCTGCCAAAGAGTGTCGAACCGGTATTTTATAACGCGGCTCAAACCTTGTTATTACCTAAACTGAGCGCATTGGCTGGGCAACAGCGCTATGCCTTAACCCTGCCTGCGGATACCAAGATCCACGAGCATTGGCAGTGGCTACCGCTGAAATGGCAGGAGCTATGA
- a CDS encoding DUF2750 domain-containing protein yields the protein MNNSKIENVNSLTSEDRLSYFVRKVADFEQVWGSYGNDGWLHLSTKDGKRIFPIWPEEEFSIDYNTKHQYELSPKEIDLYYFLDKWIPGLEKDGVDILIFPVDKKNGIIIIPSKLNELLQDELKQYE from the coding sequence ATGAATAATTCTAAAATTGAAAATGTAAATTCTTTAACTTCAGAAGATAGGCTCAGCTATTTTGTCAGAAAAGTAGCCGACTTTGAACAAGTCTGGGGAAGTTATGGGAATGATGGTTGGTTGCATTTGTCAACCAAAGATGGAAAGAGGATATTCCCTATTTGGCCGGAAGAAGAATTTTCAATAGATTACAATACAAAACATCAATATGAACTTTCACCTAAAGAAATAGACTTGTATTATTTTTTAGATAAATGGATCCCTGGGTTGGAAAAGGATGGTGTTGATATTCTTATTTTCCCTGTAGATAAGAAAAATGGCATTATAATAATCCCATCTAAATTGAATGAACTATTGCAAGACGAGTTAAAACAATATGAATAA
- a CDS encoding IS5 family transposase → MADQHLSGSNDVWKKKVGYHWRSVAETAIFRLKTLLGGHLSLRDDDAQVGEAMAMVKAPNRMTLLGMPESVRIA, encoded by the coding sequence GTGGCGGATCAGCATCTGAGCGGGAGCAATGACGTCTGGAAAAAGAAAGTGGGCTACCACTGGCGTTCGGTAGCGGAAACGGCGATATTCCGCCTCAAGACCTTGCTGGGTGGCCATCTGAGCCTGCGGGACGATGACGCGCAGGTGGGGGAAGCGATGGCGATGGTCAAAGCGCCCAATCGGATGACGTTGTTGGGTATGCCGGAGAGCGTCAGGATCGCATAA
- a CDS encoding transposase has protein sequence MWRKLHLAADSATHEIICTDLSLRGTTDAQALPGLINQTHRKIKEASADGAYDSRDCHDALLRKKSGHLSRPEVERNTGRANTMSVTTRWRISI, from the coding sequence GTGTGGCGCAAGCTTCATCTGGCCGCAGACAGTGCGACACACGAGATTATCTGTACCGATTTATCGCTCAGAGGTACGACAGATGCGCAGGCATTACCGGGTTTGATTAACCAGACGCACCGGAAAATCAAGGAAGCCTCGGCAGACGGCGCTTATGACTCGCGCGACTGCCATGATGCTTTGCTGAGGAAAAAATCAGGTCACTTATCCCGCCCCGAAGTGGAGCGCAATACTGGCCGGGCAAATACCATGAGCGTAACCACGCGGTGGCGGATCAGCATCTGA
- a CDS encoding SymE family type I addiction module toxin, producing MVLSFSTELLDPVIIKESGFITGMPITVTVERGKLVIETEINL from the coding sequence ATGGTCTTGTCATTCTCTACGGAGTTACTTGATCCAGTCATCATAAAAGAATCGGGGTTTATCACTGGCATGCCGATAACCGTGACCGTCGAGCGAGGCAAACTGGTGATTGAGACGGAGATTAATCTCTGA
- a CDS encoding DUF2750 domain-containing protein, whose product MKVSAKEIEVMSSKPAKDRYIYFIKRVADWESAWTLGDDGGYITSEDDNGRIYLPLWPAKEYAQISAKGNWDSLQLKEISLDELLDELLPQLIEDAVDLVIFMSPNEINAPTLTAKNVLKDFLAECEKYEWVIFS is encoded by the coding sequence ATGAAAGTTTCGGCTAAAGAAATTGAAGTTATGTCCAGTAAGCCTGCGAAAGATCGGTATATTTATTTCATTAAGCGTGTAGCCGATTGGGAGTCGGCATGGACTTTAGGTGATGACGGTGGCTATATCACCAGTGAGGATGACAATGGTAGAATCTACCTTCCACTCTGGCCAGCAAAAGAATATGCTCAAATTAGTGCCAAGGGTAATTGGGATAGTCTGCAATTAAAAGAAATATCTCTTGACGAGTTACTTGACGAATTGTTACCACAACTGATCGAAGACGCAGTAGATCTTGTTATATTTATGTCTCCAAATGAAATAAATGCTCCTACACTAACGGCAAAGAATGTTTTGAAAGATTTTCTTGCGGAATGTGAGAAATATGAGTGGGTTATTTTTTCGTAA